The following proteins are co-located in the Apium graveolens cultivar Ventura chromosome 5, ASM990537v1, whole genome shotgun sequence genome:
- the LOC141659351 gene encoding uncharacterized protein LOC141659351 isoform X2, which produces MENVIINAGKDDDSNVNSLHSFDNNIELTEDAIVLPGLTSNVKSEHLMLLNRIPRQIISFDEQYLRFCLELIKISALRATSCNVPSDVSTFFGQLGSRKISHGIACDWNRNVFESPGIVGANNFGVSSAGISVLGAITGSRSMLNILKSPLLCQMGASDNSVNFGGTNLVGIGETIHPHSVTSPVESDAYLLEKVQKEALVLRDHINGYEPAHNGLSSLSSTNSSCSDRSSSALVSQGMLHCTWNNALPQYVFSIDDQREIYVANLLKVGSPDNKVLDLMYIFHRRPVGQKEDVVHDKESDLVGRMKVTTSSTLLSDNTEIKETQFVLFGVDDDCSEELQTPSHTLKKSLFSKNFFKGSRTQKIKNSFKLGVSSSILENSSSNPCQGSISNLKPTSRISLSKDPFPPNLELAAIVLKTQISYHNDITDLGGWGLKFLKKRDNAQSDASVVKEAPSQDYQQENGDCSTSMDVLIPAGFHGGPRTRNGGPSSLIERWKSGGHCDCGGWDEGCPLTKHNAARSIRTDGLLQTDLHWKSKTFDILLEVCKISVTHALLNFLAKSVQKVFRPPEF; this is translated from the coding sequence ATGGAAAACGTGATTATTAATGCTGGGAAGGATGATGATAGTAATGTTAATTCATTGCATTCTTTCGACAACAATATAGAATTAACAGAAGATGCTATAGTTTTACCAGGACTGACGAGCAACGTGAAGTCAGAGCATTTGATGCTATTAAATAGAATTCCAAGGCAAATAATCAGTTTTGATGAACAATATCTTCGCTTCTGCCTGGAATTGATAAAAATCAGTGCTCTGAGAGCAACTTCATGCAATGTTCCTTCAGATGTTAGTACCTTTTTTGGTCAATTAGGTTCAAGAAAAATCAGCCATGGAATTGCATGTGATTGGAATCGTAATGTCTTTGAAAGCCCTGGTATAGTCGGGGCTAATAATTTTGGTGTAAGCTCTGCCGGGATTTCAGTTCTTGGTGCAATTACTGGGAGCAGAAGTATGCTGAACATTCTAAAGAGCCCTTTGTTATGTCAAATGGGCGCTTCAGATAATAGTGTCAACTTTGGAGGAACAAATTTAGTTGGTATTGGTGAAACGATACACCCTCATAGTGTAACGTCTCCGGTTGAGTCAGATGCCTATTTATTAGAGAAGGTACAGAAAGAAGCCCTCGTCCTTAGAGACCACATAAATGGATACGAGCCTGCTCATAATGGGCTCAGTTCTCTATCAAGCACCAATTCTAGCTGCTCTGATCGGTCTTCTTCTGCCCTTGTGTCTCAAGGAATGCTGCATTGTACATGGAATAATGCGTTACCACAATATGTTTTTTCTATAGATGATCAGAGGGAAATTTATGTAGCAAATTTGTTGAAGGTTGGGTCACCAGACAATAAGGTTTTGGATCTTATGTACATTTTTCATAGAAGACCTGTTGGCCAAAAGGAAGATGTGGTTCATGACAAAGAATCAGATCTTGTTGGTAGGATGAAGGTTACAACTTCTTCTACTCTCCTGTCAGATAATACAGAGATAAAGGAGACACAGTTTGTTCTCTTTGGTGTTGACGATGATTGTTCGGAAGAGTTGCAAACTCCAAGCCATACTCTTAAAAAGAGCCTCTTTTCTAAAAACTTTTTTAAGGGAAGTCGTACgcaaaagataaagaattcctTTAAGTTGGGTGTTTCAAGCTCTATTCTGGAGAATTCTTCTTCGAATCCATGCCAAGGTTCAATTAGTAATCTTAAACCTACATCTAGAATTAGTCTTTCTAAAGACCCCTTTCCTCCAAATCTCGAGTTGGCAGCCATTGTTTTGAAAACCCAAATTAGTTACCATAATGATATTACTGATCTAGGTGGATGGGGATTGAAGTTCCTCAAGAAACGTGACAATGCACAAAGTGATGCATCTGTAGTGAAAGAAGCGCCTTCTCAAGATTACCAACAGGAGAATGGTGATTGCTCAACCAGTATGGACGTTCTAATCCCAGCAGGTTTCCATGGAGGCCCTAGAACCAGAAATGGTGGCCCTTCTAGTCTTATTGAAAGATGGAAATCAGGTGGGCACTGTGATTGTGGTGGCTGGGATGAGGGGTGCCCACTCACAAAGCATAATGCTGCTAGGTCTATCAGAACAGATGGTTTGTTACAAACTGATCTTCATTGGAAAAGCAAGACATTTGATATCCTACTTGAGGTGTGTAAAATTTCTGTGACACATGCACTGTTAAATTTTTTAGCTAAGTCTGTTCAGAAAGTATTTCGTCCCCCAGAGTTTTAG
- the LOC141659347 gene encoding putative inactive histone-lysine N-methyltransferase SUVR2, translated as MAPNPRAAKACKAMKRYGIAERTVVPVLKNLLDLYDNNWSYIEDENYRVLANAFFDGQNDEFENLRKKEPSQGKPEECKPQGKKYSLRSQKDQPFAPVNDFTGCPEMALVISPAVTESSTPLQEKLPDYDGETSAFCHRKRKLVYQEEDYSVEPKGGDSTVNEIGGSIGDEMPSYDPPLAITCPGKADSSNLNDTGDLEQLHAKKRETNTPSHFELASSSGGEVKISLICNSPDVRVESLDAVLKAMEEKCLKLYKITDPAFSMKVMQDVCECFLKLGTVSVSDDPVNPEKVSPTVDETEISKQLVVADSRLHKKLKLNSTLNFSNGSTKFQNLFQGQPSIPRFEISKSLVGLNRVMNALFYLEDITKGEESRKISMVNEISNEGRPSFNYIPKNVTYRNAYVKFLLSRISDENCCSGCVGDCMSREIPCACTGETGGLFAYMPGGLLKEDFLEKCMLMNQNLSPNLFYCKDCPLLRSEDSRVSGTCNGHVVRKFIKECWYKCGCSKGCGNRVVQRGITANLQVFMTPGAKGWGLRTLENLPKGAFICEYVGEIVTNTELYDRNKQCAGEKHTYPVLLDADWGSEGVLKDEEALCLDATSYGNIARFINHRCCDANMVEIPVEIETPDHHYYHLAFFTTREVTAYEELTWDYGIDFGDTSHPVKAFKCNCGSKLCRQHKHRKRNRSSS; from the exons ATGGCACCGAACCCTAGAGCAGCGAAGGCTTGCAAGGCAATGAAAAGATATGGCATTGCTGAACGAACAGTGGTTCCTGTGTTGAAGAATCTCTTGGATTTGTACGACAACAACTGGTCGTACATTGAAGATGAGAACTACAGAGTTCTTGCAAATGCATTTTTTGATGGTCAAAATGATGAG TTTGAAAATTTAAGAAAGAAAGAGCCTTCACAAGGGAAACCTGAAGAGTGTAAACCACAAGGGAAAAAATATAGTCTGAGGAGTCAAAAGGATCAGCCATTTGCGCCTGTGAATGACTTCACAGGTTGTCCAGAGATGGCTCTAGTAATATCACCTGCAGTAACTGAATCGAGTACACCATTGCAAGAGAAGCTTCCAGACTATGATGGAGAGACATCTGCATTTTGTCATAGAAAGAGAAAGCTGGTCTATCAAGAAGAGGATTATTCTGTTGAGCCTAAGGGTGGGGACAGCACAGTTAATGAGATAGGAGGATCGATTGGCGATGAAATGCCATCATATGATCCTCCTCTTGCTATCACCTGTCCAG GTAAAGCTGATTCATCAAATTTAAATGACACCGGGGATTTAGAGCAATTACATGCAAAGAAAAGGGAGACTAATACACCATCCCACTTTGAACTTGCTTCATCTTCCGGGGGAGAGGTTAAGATTTCTCTGATATGTAACTCACCTGATGTTCGTGTTGAAAGCCTTGATGCTGTTCTGAAGGCAATGGAGGAGAAATGccttaaattatataaaataacGGATCCTGCTTTCTCTATGAAGGTGATGCAGGATGTTTGTGAATGCTTCCTGAAGTTGGGCACTGTCTCTGTTAGTGATGATCCAGTAAACCCTGAAAAAGTATCACCAACCGTTGATGAAACTGAAATATCGAAACAACTAGTTGTTGCGGATAGCAGATTGCATAAAAAGCTAAAACTTAACAGTACTCTAAACTTCTCTAATGGATCAACCAAATTTCAAAATCTTTTTCAGGGCCAACCCAGTATACCAAGGTTTGAGATTTCAAAAAGTTTGGTTGGTTTGAACAGAGTGATGAATGCCTTGTTTTATCTTGAAGACATTACTAAAGGAGAGGAATCACGTAAAATTTCCATGGTGAATGAAATTAGCAATGAGGGCCGGCCTTCCTTTAACTACATCCCCAAGAATGTAACTTATCGAAATGCCTATGTTAAGTTTCTTCTTTCTCGGATATCAGATGAAAATTGCTGTTCAGGTTGTGTTGGGGATTGTATGTCAAGGGAAATCCCCTGTGCTTGTACAGGTGAAACTGGGGGCCTGTTTGCTTACATGCCAGGAGGCTTACTAAAAGAGGACTTTCTTGAGAAATGTATGCTGATGAATCAAAATCTTAGTCCAAATCTCTTTTATTGTAAAGATTGCCCACTTCTACGGTCTGAGGATAGTAGAGTTTCAGGGACGTGCAATGGTCATGTagtgagaaaatttataaaagaGTGCTGGTATAAATGTGGTTGCAGTAAAGGGTGTGGAAATCGTGTTGTTCAGCGAGGCATAACCGCGAATTTACAG GTTTTTATGACTCCTGGAGCAAAAGGGTGGGGCCTGAGAACACTTGAAAATTTGCCTAAAGGTGCATTCATATGTGAATATGTGGGGGAGATCGTAACCAATACGGAACTATATGACCGTAACAAGCAATGTGCTGGCGAGAAGCATACATACCCTGTCTTATTAGATGCAGACTGGGGTTCAGAGGGTGTCTTGAAGGATGAAGAAGCCCTATGTTTGGATGCAACATCTTATGGCAATATAGCAAGGTTTATCAATCACAG GTGCTGCGATGCTAACATGGTAGAGATTCCAGTTGAAATTGAAACACCGGATCATCACTATTACCAC CTTGCATTTTTCACAACAAGGGAAGTTACTGCTTATGAAGAATTAACTTGG GACTATGGCATTGACTTTGGTGATACTAGTCATCCCGTAAAGGCATTCAAGTGTAATTGTGGAAGCAAATTATGCAGACAGCATAAGCATCGGAAGA GAAATAGATCCAGCTCTTGA
- the LOC141659351 gene encoding uncharacterized protein LOC141659351 isoform X1, whose amino-acid sequence MENVIINAGKDDDSNVNSLHSFDNNIELTEDAIVLPGLTSNVKSEHLMLLNRIPRQIISFDEQYLRFCLELIKISALRATSCNVPSDVSTFFGQLGSRKISHGIACDWNRNVFESPGIVGANNFGVSSAGISVLGAITGSRSMLNILKSPLLCQMGASDNSVNFGGTNLVGIGETIHPHSVTSPVESDAYLLEKVQKEALVLRDHINGYEPAHNGLSSLSSTNSSCSDRSSSALVSQGMLHCTWNNALPQYVFSIDDQREIYVANLLKVGSPDNKVLDLMYIFHRRPVGQKEDVVHDKESDLVGRMKVTTSSTLLSDNTEIKETQFVLFGVDDDCSEELQTPSHTLKKSLFSKNFFKGSRTQKIKNSFKLGVSSSILENSSSNPCQGSISNLKPTSRISLSKDPFPPNLELAAIVLKTQISYHNDITDLGGWGLKFLKKRDNAQSDASVVKEAPSQDYQQENGDCSTSMDVLIPAGFHGGPRTRNGGPSSLIERWKSGGHCDCGGWDEGCPLTKHNAARSIRTDGLLQTDLHWKSKTFDILLEGSKQDVPTIKMVSIQDNLYCISFQSTLSALQSFSIATAIIHAHSPILPFNPAHTYGNRGLALCN is encoded by the exons ATGGAAAACGTGATTATTAATGCTGGGAAGGATGATGATAGTAATGTTAATTCATTGCATTCTTTCGACAACAATATAGAATTAACAGAAGATGCTATAGTTTTACCAGGACTGACGAGCAACGTGAAGTCAGAGCATTTGATGCTATTAAATAGAATTCCAAGGCAAATAATCAGTTTTGATGAACAATATCTTCGCTTCTGCCTGGAATTGATAAAAATCAGTGCTCTGAGAGCAACTTCATGCAATGTTCCTTCAGATGTTAGTACCTTTTTTGGTCAATTAGGTTCAAGAAAAATCAGCCATGGAATTGCATGTGATTGGAATCGTAATGTCTTTGAAAGCCCTGGTATAGTCGGGGCTAATAATTTTGGTGTAAGCTCTGCCGGGATTTCAGTTCTTGGTGCAATTACTGGGAGCAGAAGTATGCTGAACATTCTAAAGAGCCCTTTGTTATGTCAAATGGGCGCTTCAGATAATAGTGTCAACTTTGGAGGAACAAATTTAGTTGGTATTGGTGAAACGATACACCCTCATAGTGTAACGTCTCCGGTTGAGTCAGATGCCTATTTATTAGAGAAGGTACAGAAAGAAGCCCTCGTCCTTAGAGACCACATAAATGGATACGAGCCTGCTCATAATGGGCTCAGTTCTCTATCAAGCACCAATTCTAGCTGCTCTGATCGGTCTTCTTCTGCCCTTGTGTCTCAAGGAATGCTGCATTGTACATGGAATAATGCGTTACCACAATATGTTTTTTCTATAGATGATCAGAGGGAAATTTATGTAGCAAATTTGTTGAAGGTTGGGTCACCAGACAATAAGGTTTTGGATCTTATGTACATTTTTCATAGAAGACCTGTTGGCCAAAAGGAAGATGTGGTTCATGACAAAGAATCAGATCTTGTTGGTAGGATGAAGGTTACAACTTCTTCTACTCTCCTGTCAGATAATACAGAGATAAAGGAGACACAGTTTGTTCTCTTTGGTGTTGACGATGATTGTTCGGAAGAGTTGCAAACTCCAAGCCATACTCTTAAAAAGAGCCTCTTTTCTAAAAACTTTTTTAAGGGAAGTCGTACgcaaaagataaagaattcctTTAAGTTGGGTGTTTCAAGCTCTATTCTGGAGAATTCTTCTTCGAATCCATGCCAAGGTTCAATTAGTAATCTTAAACCTACATCTAGAATTAGTCTTTCTAAAGACCCCTTTCCTCCAAATCTCGAGTTGGCAGCCATTGTTTTGAAAACCCAAATTAGTTACCATAATGATATTACTGATCTAGGTGGATGGGGATTGAAGTTCCTCAAGAAACGTGACAATGCACAAAGTGATGCATCTGTAGTGAAAGAAGCGCCTTCTCAAGATTACCAACAGGAGAATGGTGATTGCTCAACCAGTATGGACGTTCTAATCCCAGCAGGTTTCCATGGAGGCCCTAGAACCAGAAATGGTGGCCCTTCTAGTCTTATTGAAAGATGGAAATCAGGTGGGCACTGTGATTGTGGTGGCTGGGATGAGGGGTGCCCACTCACAAAGCATAATGCTGCTAGGTCTATCAGAACAGATGGTTTGTTACAAACTGATCTTCATTGGAAAAGCAAGACATTTGATATCCTACTTGAG GGGTCAAAGCAGGATGTACCTACCATAAAAATGGTGAGCATACAAGATAATTTGTATTGCATATCTTTCCAATCTACTCTATCAGCTCTACAATCTTTCTCAATTGCTACAGCTATTATTCATGCTCATAGTCCTATCCTACCATTCAACCCAGCCCATACTTACGGGAATCGAGGACTAGCTCTATGTAATTGA